The Magnolia sinica isolate HGM2019 chromosome 9, MsV1, whole genome shotgun sequence genome contains a region encoding:
- the LOC131255318 gene encoding uncharacterized protein LOC131255318: MGNPGKSGGGGIGRDSFGAFLFAFSHGYGIGTNNRAELGALHDTMSTCINRGYNQVFLESDSKCVVDAFTGKSSPVWKWKYWWTRIKNLRTRGIFVIFHIPREGNGPADALAKTTALSQQHMSYLSFTELPHSFKGLYNMDALGLGSLKEI, from the coding sequence ATGGGAAATCCTGGAAAATCTGGTGGAGGAGGAATTGGTAGGGACTCTTTTGGCGCCTTTCTTTTTGCTTTCTCCCATGGTTATGGGATTGGCACTAACAATAGAGCAGAACTAGGGGCCCTCCACGACACAATGAGTACTTGTATTAACCGGGGTTATAATCAGGTTTTTTTGGAATCTGATTCCAAATGTGTAGTTGACGCTTTCACTGGTAAATCCTCCCCGGTTTGGAAATGGAAATACTGGTGGACGCGGATCAAAAACCTTAGGACTAGGGGCATCTTTGTCATCTTCCATATCCCGAGGGAGGGTAATGGTCCTGCTGATGCATTGGCTAAAACAACCGCATTGTCCCAACAACACATGTCGTACCTTTCCTTCACCGAGCTCCCTCACAGCTTTAAAGGTCTCTATAATATGGATGCACTGGGTCTTGGGTCCTTGAAAGAGATCTAA